DNA sequence from the Uloborus diversus isolate 005 chromosome 1, Udiv.v.3.1, whole genome shotgun sequence genome:
TGATTGTTTTTTGCTCATGGTCAGCTGTAGAGTGCGACCatgtttggcaaaaaaaaaaaaaaaaaaaaaaaaaaaatagtttgaaacatCCTAATGTGCGCCTCGAAGCATTCCTTCAATGACCaaacttccttttaccaaaagtTTGTACAGAAATTGCGAGCTAAACTCTTGCACAGTAAACAATTTGGTACCGATCAAAATTCAATACTTTTTACGTCAGCATTATTAATGATTGAATTATTTTACAGTGGTTACGATTTTAATAAATGGACTTGGGAGCTCAAACTTCGCAGCCAAACATTAATTAACTtagatttttattgaaacaaactATCTGAAAGTAGTAAATTCCTATTTGAGGTAGTTACTGATGAAAACTGTGCAAGAGCTTAATTtaggattattttttaattgcaggaacaaaattttcttgaagaaaacaTCTAAATAGTATGATGCAGCTATACTTAAAAGACTGAAAAAGAccatagtcatctaataatagtTGAATAGATATTGAAGGCACGAATAAACAACTCTATAACAAAAAACGTAAGAATATCAAAATCAATGTAAGTACTGAAgatggcggaggggggggggggtatcattagAAGAAGAATTTCTATTAGAAGATAAATCATATGGGAGAGGGGAGAcataaaatgtaaatacattatACTATTTCATATTTGGAACTGCATATGTGCATAGGTATTAGTtacaagaaaaatgttttgtttaggTAATAGTTACCatgccatttttttaaacttttaaatgtttgattagttgttttttcattgaattataaTATTAAGTACCTATATGGTtgtaataatgagaaaattaaaatcgccaaatttatttGTTACAGTAATGGAACGTAGGAAGTTCTTTCCTACAAGAAGCGAAATCTGTTCTCAGGACTGTTGTCATGCGCACTGTTGTAATTGAGAAGTCTTACCTGTTAGCATTCAGGCATTTAACTGTATTGCAACCAAAACATAATCCttgttgttttatttgtattcatGGAAGCAATCCTATTGGCAATACTCTATTCTGTACGTCCCGTTCCGTTTCATAAAATGGTTCCACAGTTTTGATCgcaaataaattttcagaaaattggctgaacagaaataaataagtaactaagacattaaaattaagcaaacactTTCAATATTTCAATAGTTGtcgaaaaagaaattattaaatgaattaatttttcataattactaTCTAAGATGTGTTAGAAGAGCAGGAATGTTCAACAAGAAAGTAGGCTATCTCAGCTCTTGTAGTAACTCTTTGTTTCGATTttaatgtttctgaagcaattACTGTTACTATAATTAGTATCATTTAATGTtaaaaagattacattttcttACAACTACATTACACAAAAGTATTCTAAATGTACTTTGATCATGCCCGAGTCTCATAACAAATACACAGTTCTACATCTTTAGAGTAATTTTAAACTTTATCGTGAAACAATTTCAGCAGATTTCTTTGTGTCTTCAAACTAAATGCAACAAGTTTCGCTGAAGTTGCCTCTGCTCACGGGGAACCGTAATCCAATCACAAGGTAATGTTTAAAGCAAACAGTCGAGGTTGATGTCTTTAAAGTGGAAAAGTCTTTGTAAAGCTCTAAAGCCCTCTTAAGAGTTTTCAGTTTGTACACAAATGCCACTTGTGACGAAAACAGCGGAAAGACTTTTGTTACGGTTAGAAATTCATCTAAAACGTTATTCATTTTCTCACAGAAACAAATTGGGCAAGAATGAAGTTAtgcatgaaaaatagttttaaaagtgcGTAACAATTTTTTATTGTACTTAGTAGGCTCTTTCTTTTATTTGATGCTTAGCAACATATTAACAATGCCAAAGTATTAAATACCTtcgtataaaaaagaaaaatacatagcTTTATATACGTAATGTGAATATAAGTGCTAATTTAGTCATCATAAAAGTGactcagaaataaattaattaataaggtTAGGGAAATATATGTTTCACTACAAAGtgttactgtttgaccgcggattgtagcTAATTTAACAATATGCCAaataaagactattccatctgaatgaatctagcaggggagaagggaaaatagcgatgggattttgatgcacgcgttttacaATGTAACTAGTGccctattcatttattgcattccctaaagtaaaataagggaaaacaaaattagttaccatggaaacaacaaaaagaaaagaaaataatttcatttggtTCAttaacgtaaaagcaaaatggtaagctcaaaactttgttgtgaataaatcttatacatataaaatctgagtatctatctatctatctatgtccaagcttcttctcccgaacgacagtgaactgaccatcgaaccaggtatcgatggattcgtaatcctcccgtcttcatgtttggctatttaacataattctccgataataattagcggagatatcaattaaaaacttttaattatgactcttagatttcaaaatcaaatcactatttttcgaaggctttcctccattcaaattattattcagtgcttcatctcaacttttcgcaaacaacgcttttattaaaatgtatagcgtgaagaaaattattgagatgaaagatctgttgccattttttttctcgaatacacacaggtaaaattcttgtttttgttttgaggcttttcctgtaatcacaggagatttaaaatgtttactttttggggttttttccgcaatctgccgcaaaatttcactgatttttttttgttttggttcaagcctgagtgttgaactcgcgtcacttgacataacttttattttcgaggtggaccgtgcaaagccgggcgacgcagctagtaaatcaattaatttttgccgagaGAATATAAATCGAATATACTTCAGATTGAAAAAATGTCGCTgacagcaatttttttatttttacaaaacttaggctaaataatagagaggcaaaagtgcacatccgTAACAAaccaacacccctataaactaatagatacgcccatttccacctataaaccggatattagccttaccatgtaatcgatggtcagacagtaaacaGGCTGTCTTTTTCTCAATGAATTACAACAATTAAAGTTTCAGAAACAAGCCCGGATCTAAGTGCCCGCAGATCCCTCATTGCCCACGTTTTTAAGGAGCCCAACGGtacaagaaattgaaaaacaaagaatgcaaaaaactagcactaagacttatgaACGTTGCAAATACACACTGCTGGTCTCTGGGGagggggccctacagattttgtttcaggaggggggggggggtgaattatAGATATGGGCCTGTTCAGAAATGAGTAATTTTGAcagtttattgtttcaaaaaaaaaaaaaaaaaagaaaaaaaatatcagcacATCGAGTTAGTAATTGACACATTTATTGTTACGTAGTTGGGCGATTACATACAGTCCTAAAATCTGCAGGAGAATTTGTAGAGTCTGAACTGCAGAAATACTAGGAACACAAAAATCAgtcttactttatatttttacaagtggtacccgcacggctttgcccgtaatagaaaattaaaaggtcttttggttcgcctgtatatttaccaataatgtatgttgaattttctctccaattgacttgtgccgatgttacggttccacgttatgataatttctaaatttactcgtccatcttatgataattttgttcttaaaattggaattgaaaaagaaccacatcgaattttcgagaaatcgtttcgaggtgcacagcacacccccatgctacaagctaactttttgccaaatttcatgaaaatcagccgaacggtctaggcgttatgcgcgtcacagagatcctgacagacagacagacagacagacagagagacacaGAGAGAGGagggagagagggagagagagatcCGCACAGCgagaccttcagctttattattagtaaagatgttatTATTAGGAGTTCTGCGAGAAGAGGTAATGATAGCCTCTTTCTTTTTATTCGGAAAGTTTTGACTGATGACCCGGGACATTTTGGAGACAGATTgcaattttgcaaatatttttaccTTCTTTTTTATAAATTACCTAATATCTCTTTCCATTAGGTGTAGACTTGTATGCATGCTTGCATTTTATCATTCGTCAAAAGTTTAAATTTCGCTCGGGAAATAGATGATTTCTTCCTTATCAAAAATTAAGGTCCGGGAtgactctgttttttttttttttttcattttaatgcaattGTTTTGTGCCgcttctttaaaagaaatattgaaaagtGATGATTCTTTTATAATAAATTGTTCGTGTTTTTTAAGAGGTAATTTGTATAAACATTCTGTTGAGATTACACGGAATTATAATTTATAACTTTACCTAGTCGAGTTTTGATactttaataaaagtaaaatgcaTCCTTCAGAAAAATAGTGGTACTGAACTTGTCatcattttccaaagtttcaGTACGCGTATCACTTGTAAGACTTAAATAGGAAATTAAAATAGACTGTTTTTAAGAAGTTCGGAAGATCCAGCAAACAAAGTGCCAGAAATTTTCCATGACCAGTTGCGGCTTAAATTACTTTAATGAAATAAACAGAGAAAGtagtcaaacattttaaaaaaaaaaaaaagagagagagagattaagTTGAATCGAAAGTTCATGaactgaaatttcgcaaaaaactCGTGAACATGTGAGTATTTCGGTAGACAAACGTTCTACATACGGTTTCattgaaattcataaaatatgttAGCTCAGGGAATGAAATTAATTGCTTCAGAACAGAAAATTCTCCTCTTTATCTCAGTTAATAAGCCTAGTTAGGTAGTCTGAACGCTTGACTACAACAGAACTACTTTGGGCGTTGACTTTCTTCACGACTTAAGAATTAGTTCTTTGTCTCTTCTTTGTGTTCCTTGTACGAACGTTCCTCCGGAAATCATCAAGGTCTCGAAAAGAGAAGAGTTGAAAACTCTCCTCGCTTCGAATTAATCTCGGTGTTTCATTAAAACAAGGAAGTGGTATACATTAATCGAGCTAAGCAGATTAATTTAGCAGCTGAATCACACCAATAGCAAAAATTAAAGACATTTATGaaatgtctcattttgtttggaaTTGTATAATTTTTCGTATGCTTTTGTTTTTTCACTCTCAAAATATCGCAagtgaaaaatttgagaaaagaatgcttttctgaaataaagtgtaattaaaaaaaaaaaaaaaagaagtggagtagatactcgaaaaaaaaaaaaaaaaagataaaaataacgaAGTAGGAAAAAAAGGTGATGTTTTTAgtagaacaaaaattaataatctctgaataaatattttttgcataggtaaaaatgtaagtttctcaaaattgaagtaTGAAGTTGTCATCAAACTATCATCTGGAACACAACTCGGAAAATATAGCAACTGGACCATTAGAATTCCTATAgaacagtggttctcaacctggtGGGCACGCCCCCCTGAGAAAGTGTAAAAGAATTTTAGTTGAGACAtgaatttacgaaaaaaaaaaataaatacataaataaaataaaataaaataaaataaaaaaaactaaaaaaaaaacataaataaataataaaaaaaaaaaaagaaaacagtaaaaaaaaattaaattttctcaattttgtaGCCATATGGAAATACTTTGCAgtcttttttaaaaaggtttctaGTGGCGTTTTCACCTTATATCTCTTTAAACCTGGGTTTTCTTGCATCAGCatacataatttcaaaatttcgagAAAGACTGAACCAAGCAGTTGAGATTAAGTTATTTCAACTCTATGGGCTGGACATTGAAAGTGATCTAAGGCGTGCTTTGTCACAGTTACAAGCTAATGATCAAAATCCTGTTAATAACAAACTGTAGCTTTCCATTTATGTTGTGAAAGTAACTGATATAACATATCAACCTCCTCTACATCACTACAAACACATTTGTATGTAGTTCTTTGACTTCATGTAATTCATTAAGAATGTTATAAATAAAGTTATGTGCagtaatgttaaattttgtgtacGAAAATATctctattttcatttaataaccatCTAAAGCTATCATAACCAACCTCAGCATTTAATTCTGATTGTACTGCTAGTATGAATTACATATGGTGGTGCTGTGgatgggtgtggggggggggatctcatATGTGCTCAAAGGAGGGCACAGAGCCTGTAAGGTTAAGCACCCTTGCTGCAGCATATCTAAAAGTAAAAAGTTCATCCGTTATTGCTATTGAGCTATAATAAATAACTGAATTTGGGTACTGGGCTctgaaaggtgaaaaaaaaataatttgttgaaataaataataataataataataataaaaactaagtaaattttaagttaaatattttaacaattttaaggGACCTAATAAAATGCCAAGGGTCTGTTCACATGAATGTGTTTGCGTTGCCATTGCGCCGCATTAGATCTGTCGATAGTTAGAACTAATGCGCGTTAGTGAAACACTAAGAAACGTATGAGTGTGTTCACATGCTTACGCGAATTTTCGGCAGCGATTTCAAATATCGTTTGCTAAAATAACGCAATTGCTTTGCAACCGTATTATGTGCCCTTGAATCAGCATGTCAAATCTCGTAGATCGCACCACAGACGAATCATGTGAACGAACTCTTAGCAATaaactttgttttattatttccATGGAAGTATGAATATGCTTGTTattatggggagataacatttccgggcttattggccgtggtctatttggagtagaaattccagaggCTTCAGCTTgttttgctgcagccatcatcagtggtttgagtttggtgagactgattcctggcttcggtggctccgaTATTTAAGCAAAATGCTGCAGGACTGCTGGTCttgattgggaggcgttctcaagccgctggtggaataaggttcctgattggatgagattcaagccaCTGGGcgatcctggtacctgattgaatgggattcacaagccgtggtggctaccggtttctgattggatgggaccacagtatgttttagacCGTTGTGGCGAGCGGATCTAAGGGTAGGGTGCCATGTTTTTGGCAAATTGAAATTgtcctcttttctgttgaaattaaaggggtgtttgaaaatttctatagcttcgCGATGAAGACGGCAAAGTAATGAGATATTGTAGCCAAGATTTCagtgtctttaaatttgatgttgtggACTCCTTCTTGTTGGCTGTGTTCGGTTACGGCTGACTTATCATAGTTTCCTAAACGGCAGTGACGAACATGCTCAGAAAGGTCTGATGCTGCGCTTCGTAGTTCCGACATAAACTGATCCACAGGAGCACGCAATTTTGTAAACTCCAGATGTGGAGAAAGGGTCACGGGGGTCCTTCACCGGGCGATAACTATTCCTAAGTTGAGTGGTGGGCTTGAAAATGGTCTTGATGTTGTGTTTTTCAAGGAGTTTTCCAATTCGGTCAGTCACTCTGTGTAGGTAGGGTAAGAATACTTTCCCTAATGGTTCAGATGGGGTAGACTTCTGTTCGTTATTTTTGAACCTCCTGGGATGAAGGGCTCTTCTAATTTCTCCTCTAGTGAATCCATTGGCTTGAAATGCTAGCTCAAGGTATTTCAGTTCCTCCTCAAATGTGTCGTTTCGCAGATTCTTTCTGCTCGGTGCATAAGGGTATTGATGACAGCCATTTTTTGTCTCGGGTGGTGGTTTGAGTTCTTATGAAGGTAACgatctctgtgtgtgtgtgggcttGCGGTACACTTTTGGTGCCCGAGCGTCCCATCTTCCTTTTTCGTCACAAGAACGTCGAGGAAAGGCAGCTGATTATTGCTCTCCTTCTGCATGGTGAACTGAATGCTGGGATGAATGCTATTCAGATGTTGAAGAAACAGCTGCTGGTCTTCTTCTCCATGGCTCCACACCGCAAAAGTGTCATCAACGTATCGGAACCAAACCTCGGACTTCTTTGTGGCGGAGGCAAGGGCTTTCTGTTCGATGAACTCCATGTAGAAATTAGCGATGACAGGACTTAAGGGGTTGCCCATGGCAACTCCATCCCGATGTTCGTAGAATTTTGTGTTTCACTGGAAAGCTGTGgtagccaccacggcttgtgaatcccatccaatcaggtaccagtATCACCCAGCagcttgaatctcatccaatccagcagcccagcagcagtttgcttaaataccgaagccaggaatcagtctcaccaaactcaaaacactgatgatggctgcagcaaagcaagccgaaacgtctggaatttctactccaattagaccacggccaataagcccggaaatgttatctccccatattgacgccggccgtgaaagcttTAAACATTATTTATGCTTGTTattatttaacagttaaaaataacagtaaaaccTCCTTTAAATTTGGGTACGAAACACGTAACAGGAAAAAGATAaagttttgaaatcaaatatttaGAGAAAATGGGAGGCATTAGACTTCATTTCATTACCCTTCTTAATGTTCGACATTTTGCTCAGATTACTTAACTGGTAAGATTTATctttttaagtaacttttttctttgaaaaatacaagACGGAATCAATGTGTTCTATCCTAAACACTAGTGCACCTTGTGCACAAAAAAGTAATCTTTAAAGGCACCGAGTTCAAATTTGACACCACTGACAACAAAACCAGAAACAGAcgcatttaaaaattctaatcattaattaactaatttaacaTGTAATTAATAGTGTACAAGTTTCTTTATCAGgaaggaaaacaaatttaaaaatgtccTTGAGTTAAGAAAAAGCTAATTAATTTATTGGGAAAAAGTTTGTGAactgaattttgttttt
Encoded proteins:
- the LOC129218197 gene encoding uncharacterized protein LOC129218197: MGNPLSPVIANFYMEFIEQKALASATKKSEVWFRYVDDTFAVWSHGEEDQQLFLQHLNSIHPSIQFTMQKESNNQLPFLDVLVTKKEDGTLGHQKCTASPHTHRDRYLHKNSNHHPRQKMAVINTLMHRAERICETTHLRRN